From the genome of Streptacidiphilus rugosus AM-16, one region includes:
- a CDS encoding transposase — translation MESMGKKKPRPRRSFTPEFKAEIVDLCQHGDRSVGQVAKDFDLTETAVRDWIRQAEVNAGQRDGLTSDEREELARLRRENRRLREDVEVLKRATAFFAKETR, via the coding sequence ATGGAGAGCATGGGGAAGAAGAAGCCGAGGCCCAGGCGCTCGTTCACGCCGGAGTTCAAGGCCGAGATCGTCGACCTGTGCCAGCACGGCGACCGGTCCGTCGGTCAGGTCGCGAAGGACTTCGACCTGACCGAGACCGCGGTGCGCGACTGGATCCGCCAGGCCGAGGTCAACGCCGGTCAACGGGATGGCCTGACCAGCGACGAACGCGAGGAACTGGCCCGGCTGCGGCGGGAGAACCGCCGCCTGCGCGAGGACGTCGAGGTTCTCAAGCGGGCCACGGCTTTCTTCGCGAAGGAGACCCGGTGA
- a CDS encoding NUDIX domain-containing protein: MVRVRQPVRRRQVGHTTGDGSHGYIRDRRGCRHWGPHGAAGLLLRQGPRFLLQRRSWRVHYGRTWSIPGGALNAGETPWDGARREFAEELGAVPELRPLLTLVDDHGGWAYHTVVADVVGPIPRHGGDGEGAAHRWFVAAEIDSLRLHPGFAATWPRLIAELDTAGG, translated from the coding sequence ATGGTGCGAGTTCGGCAACCGGTGAGGCGGCGTCAGGTGGGACACACAACTGGTGATGGCAGCCACGGATACATCAGGGACCGGCGCGGATGTCGGCATTGGGGGCCGCACGGTGCCGCAGGGCTTCTCCTGCGCCAGGGTCCTCGCTTTCTGCTGCAGCGTCGCTCCTGGCGGGTTCACTACGGCCGCACCTGGAGCATCCCTGGCGGCGCGCTGAACGCCGGAGAAACCCCGTGGGACGGAGCCCGCAGGGAGTTCGCCGAAGAACTCGGCGCCGTTCCGGAACTACGCCCCCTCCTCACTCTCGTCGACGACCACGGCGGATGGGCCTACCACACCGTCGTCGCGGACGTCGTTGGACCGATTCCCCGGCACGGTGGTGACGGCGAAGGGGCCGCCCACCGGTGGTTCGTCGCCGCCGAGATCGACTCACTGCGGCTGCACCCGGGCTTCGCGGCAACATGGCCTCGGTTGATCGCCGAGCTGGACACAGCCGGAGGGTGA
- a CDS encoding MFS transporter codes for MSSIDRMAAPALAPGRGTGSPRARFALGAALLGFFVITLDALIVSVALPSIGKDLGGGISGLQWVVDGYTLMLAALLLSAGAISDRIGAKRAFGVGLAVFLVASAACGFAPSLPVLVIARFVQGGGAAVMMPATLALIREAYPDARARTGALAIWAVGGSVGSAAGPLVGGALAGWDWRWIFFINLPVGVVALALLAKAAASPRRVVPFDLVGQVSAVLALGAVTYALIEGGQYGFAGPWILVALGAAVVALVVFLVDQARNRHPMMPLDLFRSRPVVAALVAGFALNFGFYGVTFLFSLYFQSFRGMSALATGLLFLPMTVQTAGVSFASGPVTRRFGAKPTMIAGQLVMGAGLLVLFLLPATTPVWLVALLLMPVSLGGSLAVPAMTGLMLAAVPAERVGLASGVLNTFRQFGGALAVAVYGVLVAGPAFATGMRTGLIGAAVLLAATAAIGLARARRS; via the coding sequence ATGTCCAGCATCGACCGCATGGCCGCTCCGGCCCTCGCGCCGGGCCGGGGCACCGGCTCGCCCAGGGCGCGGTTCGCCCTGGGTGCGGCGCTGCTGGGGTTCTTCGTGATCACGCTGGACGCGCTGATCGTGAGCGTCGCACTGCCGTCGATCGGCAAGGACCTGGGCGGCGGCATCAGCGGGCTGCAGTGGGTCGTGGACGGCTACACCCTGATGCTCGCGGCGCTGCTGCTGTCGGCCGGGGCGATCTCGGACCGGATCGGCGCCAAGCGCGCCTTCGGCGTGGGTCTGGCGGTGTTCCTGGTCGCCTCGGCGGCCTGCGGCTTCGCTCCCAGCCTTCCGGTCCTGGTGATCGCGCGGTTCGTGCAGGGCGGCGGCGCGGCGGTGATGATGCCGGCCACGCTGGCGCTGATCCGCGAGGCCTACCCCGATGCCCGCGCCCGGACCGGGGCGCTGGCGATCTGGGCGGTCGGCGGCTCCGTCGGCTCTGCCGCGGGTCCGTTGGTCGGCGGCGCGCTGGCCGGGTGGGACTGGCGGTGGATCTTCTTCATCAACCTCCCGGTCGGCGTCGTCGCGCTGGCGCTGCTGGCCAAAGCCGCCGCGTCCCCGCGCCGGGTGGTTCCGTTCGATCTGGTCGGTCAGGTGAGCGCGGTGCTGGCGCTGGGTGCGGTGACCTACGCCCTGATCGAGGGCGGTCAGTACGGCTTCGCCGGCCCCTGGATCCTGGTCGCGCTCGGGGCGGCGGTTGTGGCGCTGGTGGTGTTCCTGGTCGATCAGGCCCGCAACCGGCACCCGATGATGCCGCTGGACCTGTTCCGGTCCCGACCGGTCGTCGCCGCTCTGGTGGCCGGGTTCGCGCTGAACTTCGGCTTCTACGGTGTGACGTTCCTGTTCAGCCTGTACTTCCAGAGCTTCCGCGGGATGTCCGCGCTGGCGACCGGGCTGCTGTTCCTGCCGATGACCGTGCAGACCGCCGGCGTGTCGTTCGCCTCGGGCCCGGTCACCCGGAGGTTCGGGGCCAAGCCCACCATGATCGCCGGGCAGCTGGTCATGGGCGCGGGCCTCCTGGTGCTGTTCCTGCTGCCCGCCACCACCCCGGTGTGGCTGGTCGCGCTGCTGCTGATGCCCGTCTCTCTCGGCGGCTCCCTGGCGGTGCCGGCTATGACGGGGCTGATGCTGGCCGCCGTCCCGGCCGAGCGCGTGGGGCTGGCCTCCGGCGTGCTGAACACCTTCCGCCAGTTCGGCGGGGCCCTGGCCGTCGCCGTCTACGGCGTCCTCGTGGCCGGCCCCGCCTTTGCCACCGGCATGCGCACCGGCCTGATCGGCGCAGCCGTCCTCCTCGCGGCCACCGCCGCCATCGGCCTCGCCCGTGCCCGGCGCAGCTGA
- a CDS encoding ABC transporter ATP-binding protein, giving the protein MTSAAASPSAGPATAAPSGLPAVTARGLRKSFGGRTVLDGIDLTVPQGTILALLGPNGAGKTTAVHLLTTYLRPDAGEIRISGHDPAQDPQAVRRSIGVTGQFSAVDGYLTGRENLMLMADLHLLPKPFGRRRTEELLERFELTEAGGKPASTYSGGMKRKLDLAMTLVGNPEVIFLDEPTTGLDPRSRRTMWDIIRGLVAEGTTILLTTQYLDEADQLAHRVAVLDGGRIVAEGTPAELKARIPGGHIELTFAGRAQLEAAARVLTPTGLDEDALTLQLPGNGRVSTLKALLRQLEDAAVDVDSLTVHTPDLDDVFFALTGRKGA; this is encoded by the coding sequence GTGACCAGCGCAGCGGCCTCGCCGAGCGCCGGCCCGGCCACCGCCGCGCCCTCCGGCCTCCCCGCCGTCACCGCCCGCGGTCTGCGTAAGTCCTTCGGCGGCAGGACGGTGCTCGACGGCATCGATCTGACCGTCCCGCAGGGCACGATCCTGGCCCTCCTCGGCCCCAACGGGGCCGGCAAGACCACCGCAGTCCACCTCCTCACCACCTACCTCCGCCCCGACGCCGGCGAAATCCGCATCTCCGGTCACGACCCGGCCCAGGACCCGCAGGCGGTCCGCCGCTCGATCGGCGTCACCGGCCAGTTCTCCGCCGTCGACGGGTACCTCACCGGCCGAGAGAACCTCATGCTGATGGCCGATCTGCACCTGCTCCCCAAGCCCTTCGGCCGCCGCAGGACGGAGGAGCTGCTGGAACGGTTCGAACTGACCGAGGCCGGGGGGAAGCCGGCGTCGACCTACTCGGGCGGCATGAAGCGCAAGCTCGACCTGGCGATGACCCTGGTCGGCAACCCGGAGGTGATCTTCCTCGACGAGCCGACCACGGGCCTGGACCCCCGCAGCCGCCGCACCATGTGGGACATCATCCGCGGGCTGGTCGCCGAGGGGACGACCATCCTGCTGACGACCCAGTACCTGGACGAGGCCGACCAGCTCGCGCACCGGGTCGCGGTGCTGGACGGCGGCCGCATCGTCGCGGAGGGCACGCCCGCCGAGCTCAAGGCGCGCATACCCGGCGGGCACATCGAGCTGACCTTCGCCGGCCGCGCCCAACTGGAGGCCGCCGCCCGGGTGCTCACGCCGACCGGCCTCGACGAGGACGCGCTGACGCTCCAGCTCCCCGGGAACGGGCGGGTCAGCACCCTGAAGGCGCTGCTGCGGCAGTTGGAGGACGCCGCGGTCGACGTCGACTCCCTCACCGTGCACACCCCCGATCTCGACGATGTCTTCTTCGCCCTCACCGGCAGAAAGGGAGCCTGA
- a CDS encoding MFS transporter produces the protein MDGSPPPPRPGLVVGVLATAGIVAALMQTLIVPLIGELPTLLHTSAGNASWAVTATLLAAAVTTPAIGRLADQYGKKLMLLVCAAPLIAGSVVCATAGSLAPMIIGRGLQGIGAGMVPIGISALRDLLPPQKLGGAIALISSSLGIGGALGLPISAAVAQHANWHILFWAAAALSVVVGLLIWAFIPNVPARATGSFDVLGAAGLGGGLVCLLLAISKGADWGWGSGITLGLLGSAVAVLLLWAWWELRCSSPLVDLRVAVRGQVLLTNAASIVVGFAMYASALISPQLLQLPKATGYGLGQSMQAAGLWMAPAGLMMMLVSPLGAKLSAARTPKTTLVAGSLVIAAGYGTSLALMGSVWGLLVVSVIVNSGVALAYGAMPALIMGAVPLSETGSANSFNTLMRSIGTTLSAAVVGVVLSHMTTQFGPVSLPSHTGFRTGMLIGCGVAVVAAAVATCIPMRRSDATATPSAVPVPAPASAAPPP, from the coding sequence ATGGACGGCTCACCGCCCCCACCCCGCCCCGGGCTCGTCGTCGGCGTGCTCGCCACGGCAGGCATCGTGGCCGCCCTGATGCAGACCCTGATCGTGCCGTTGATCGGCGAGTTGCCGACGCTTCTGCACACCTCCGCGGGCAACGCCTCCTGGGCCGTCACCGCGACACTTCTGGCCGCCGCCGTCACCACCCCGGCAATCGGGCGGCTCGCCGACCAGTACGGCAAGAAGCTGATGCTGCTTGTCTGCGCGGCCCCGCTGATCGCGGGCTCGGTCGTGTGCGCGACGGCCGGTTCCCTGGCCCCAATGATCATCGGACGAGGGCTGCAGGGGATCGGCGCCGGCATGGTGCCGATCGGCATCAGCGCCCTGCGCGACCTTCTGCCGCCGCAGAAGCTCGGCGGCGCGATCGCTCTGATCAGCTCGTCCCTCGGCATCGGCGGCGCGCTCGGCCTGCCGATCTCCGCGGCCGTCGCGCAGCACGCCAACTGGCACATCCTGTTCTGGGCCGCCGCAGCGCTCAGCGTCGTGGTCGGCCTTCTGATCTGGGCATTCATTCCGAACGTGCCCGCCCGCGCGACCGGCAGCTTCGACGTCCTCGGCGCTGCGGGGCTCGGCGGCGGACTCGTCTGCCTGTTGCTCGCCATCTCCAAGGGCGCCGACTGGGGCTGGGGCAGCGGCATCACGCTCGGCCTCCTGGGCTCGGCCGTCGCCGTCCTGCTCCTGTGGGCGTGGTGGGAACTGCGCTGCAGCTCACCCCTGGTGGATCTGCGGGTCGCGGTGCGCGGCCAGGTGTTGCTGACCAACGCCGCCTCGATCGTGGTCGGCTTCGCGATGTACGCCTCGGCGCTGATCTCGCCCCAGCTCCTGCAGCTGCCGAAGGCCACCGGCTACGGCCTCGGCCAGTCCATGCAGGCCGCCGGCCTGTGGATGGCCCCGGCCGGCCTGATGATGATGCTGGTCTCCCCGCTCGGCGCCAAGCTCTCCGCCGCGCGCACACCGAAGACGACCCTTGTTGCGGGCAGCCTCGTCATCGCCGCCGGCTACGGCACCTCTCTGGCCCTCATGGGCTCGGTCTGGGGCCTGCTCGTCGTCTCGGTCATCGTCAACAGCGGTGTGGCGCTCGCCTACGGGGCCATGCCGGCGCTGATCATGGGTGCCGTGCCGCTCTCCGAGACGGGCTCCGCCAACAGCTTCAACACGCTGATGCGGTCCATCGGCACCACTCTCTCGGCGGCGGTCGTCGGCGTGGTCCTCTCCCACATGACCACCCAATTCGGTCCTGTCTCCCTCCCCTCCCACACCGGCTTCCGCACCGGGATGCTCATCGGCTGCGGCGTCGCAGTCGTCGCCGCAGCGGTCGCAACCTGCATCCCAATGCGCAGGTCCGACGCAACGGCGACCCCATCCGCCGTTCCCGTTCCGGCTCCGGCATCGGCCGCGCCGCCGCCCTGA
- a CDS encoding MarR family winged helix-turn-helix transcriptional regulator: MGTPTELIEFELMLLGRHVHMAARTKGTMANLERSAYILLSRLLVEGPMSIGALSEAFGLNASTLNRQTAALVTSGLAERIPDANGGMARKFRITAQGERRLTEARAELVAGLDKTFAGWTGEDISAFTGYLKRLNTSIEHLDGRPWPRP; encoded by the coding sequence ATGGGTACACCGACCGAACTGATCGAGTTCGAGCTCATGCTGCTGGGCCGCCACGTGCACATGGCGGCGCGCACCAAGGGCACCATGGCCAACCTGGAGCGCAGTGCCTACATCCTGCTCAGCCGACTGCTGGTCGAGGGGCCGATGAGCATCGGTGCGCTCAGCGAGGCCTTCGGGCTCAACGCCTCGACGCTCAACCGGCAGACCGCGGCCCTGGTCACGTCGGGACTCGCCGAGCGCATTCCTGACGCGAACGGCGGCATGGCGCGCAAGTTCCGCATCACCGCGCAGGGGGAGCGCCGACTGACGGAGGCTCGCGCCGAACTGGTCGCGGGCCTGGACAAGACCTTCGCCGGGTGGACCGGCGAGGACATCTCCGCTTTCACCGGTTACCTCAAGCGGCTCAACACCTCGATCGAGCACCTCGACGGCCGACCCTGGCCACGCCCCTGA
- a CDS encoding ABC transporter permease, whose protein sequence is MSQTTTGTGRGVADTSSHALVHARIMLRRNLRHMQRYPSLTLMIIMMPLVFLLLFVYVFGGTLGSGLGGGMPAGLHGGRTAYANYVAPAIILMAVAAAAQGTAIAVAQDMTEGVIARFRTMAVARSSVLTGHVVGATVQTLIGVVVVTAAAVAVGFRPRANAAGWLGAFGVILLLTFAVTWLCVGLGLSAKSVETASNSPMFLMLLPFLGSGFVPPDSLPTPMRWFAEYEPFTPVNETLRGLLTGTRIGDNLLITIAWTVGVALLSYAWSRRLYEREPKPL, encoded by the coding sequence ATGAGCCAGACGACCACCGGCACCGGCCGCGGCGTCGCCGACACCTCTTCCCACGCGCTCGTCCACGCGCGGATCATGCTGCGCCGCAATCTGCGGCACATGCAGCGCTATCCGTCCCTCACCCTGATGATCATCATGATGCCGCTGGTGTTCCTGCTCCTGTTCGTCTACGTCTTCGGCGGAACGCTCGGGTCGGGTCTCGGCGGCGGGATGCCGGCCGGCCTGCACGGCGGCCGCACCGCCTACGCCAACTACGTCGCCCCCGCGATCATCTTGATGGCCGTGGCCGCCGCCGCGCAGGGCACCGCGATCGCCGTCGCACAGGACATGACCGAGGGCGTCATCGCCCGCTTCCGCACCATGGCCGTCGCCCGGTCCTCGGTGCTGACCGGGCACGTCGTAGGAGCCACCGTTCAGACGCTGATCGGCGTGGTGGTCGTCACGGCAGCGGCCGTGGCCGTCGGCTTCCGCCCGCGCGCGAACGCGGCCGGGTGGCTCGGCGCCTTCGGCGTGATCCTGCTGCTGACCTTCGCCGTGACCTGGTTGTGCGTCGGCCTCGGGCTGTCGGCGAAAAGCGTGGAGACGGCGAGCAACTCGCCGATGTTCCTCATGCTCCTGCCATTCCTCGGCAGCGGATTCGTCCCACCCGACTCACTGCCGACACCGATGCGCTGGTTCGCCGAGTACGAGCCCTTCACTCCCGTGAACGAGACGCTGCGCGGACTGCTCACCGGGACGCGCATCGGCGACAACCTTCTGATCACGATCGCGTGGACCGTCGGCGTCGCCCTGCTGTCGTACGCCTGGTCCCGGCGGCTGTACGAACGCGAGCCGAAGCCGCTCTGA
- a CDS encoding aldo/keto reductase, which produces MPALGFGVFQTPPDVTAQAVRAALETGYRLIDTAAAYANERGVGEALRDSGLPRDEVFIETKVWISDYGYDQTLHAFDKSAGKLGVDQIDLLILHQALPSRFDLTQDAYRALETLLADGRVRAIGVSNFMPDHLDALLKQTGIVPAVNQIEVHPYFTQPNVLAADAAHGILTQAWSPIGGITSYRGTGTSTFDDPTIAAIAAAHGKTPVQVMIRWHLQQGRSAIPKSVNPTRIAENFDVFDFELTPAELAALDALDTGVRGGPEPDVITLETFGRDVPEA; this is translated from the coding sequence ATGCCCGCCCTCGGCTTCGGCGTCTTCCAGACACCCCCGGACGTCACCGCCCAGGCCGTCCGCGCCGCCCTGGAGACCGGCTACCGCCTCATCGACACCGCCGCCGCGTACGCCAACGAACGCGGCGTCGGCGAAGCCCTCCGCGACTCCGGACTGCCCCGCGACGAGGTCTTCATCGAGACCAAGGTCTGGATCAGCGACTACGGCTACGACCAGACCCTCCACGCCTTCGACAAGAGCGCCGGCAAGCTCGGCGTCGACCAGATCGACCTGCTGATCCTGCACCAGGCCCTGCCCAGCCGCTTCGACCTCACCCAGGACGCCTACCGCGCCCTGGAGACCCTGCTCGCAGACGGCCGCGTCCGCGCGATCGGCGTCAGCAACTTCATGCCCGACCACCTCGACGCCCTGCTCAAGCAGACCGGCATCGTGCCCGCGGTGAACCAGATCGAGGTGCACCCGTACTTCACCCAGCCGAACGTGCTGGCCGCCGACGCCGCCCACGGCATCCTCACCCAGGCCTGGTCCCCGATCGGCGGCATCACCAGCTACCGCGGCACCGGCACCAGCACCTTCGACGACCCGACGATCGCCGCGATCGCCGCCGCACATGGCAAGACCCCGGTCCAGGTCATGATCCGCTGGCATCTGCAGCAGGGCCGCTCGGCGATCCCCAAGTCGGTGAACCCCACGCGGATCGCGGAGAACTTCGACGTCTTCGACTTCGAGCTCACCCCGGCCGAACTCGCAGCCCTCGACGCCCTCGACACCGGAGTCCGCGGCGGCCCCGAACCCGACGTCATCACCCTGGAGACCTTCGGCCGGGACGTCCCCGAAGCCTGA
- a CDS encoding VOC family protein codes for MSYDQPHPHEAELTTAGVQLNHTAVYASDRHLSAEFLAVVLGLKVGAPFGPFLPVDLGNGVTLDYYEKRNEPIQSQHYAFLVPDEQFDAVIARLEAVGVTYFADPGHTEPGRTNGWFGGRGAYFDDPDGHNMEVMTRPYARP; via the coding sequence ATGTCCTATGACCAGCCGCACCCGCATGAAGCCGAGCTGACGACGGCCGGCGTCCAGCTGAACCACACGGCTGTCTACGCAAGCGACCGGCATCTGTCGGCCGAGTTCCTTGCCGTGGTCCTGGGCTTGAAGGTCGGCGCGCCGTTTGGGCCGTTCCTGCCTGTCGACCTCGGCAACGGCGTGACGCTTGACTACTACGAGAAGAGGAACGAGCCGATCCAGTCACAGCACTACGCTTTCCTCGTCCCTGACGAGCAGTTCGACGCAGTGATCGCCCGCCTGGAGGCGGTCGGCGTCACCTATTTCGCCGACCCCGGCCACACCGAGCCGGGCCGGACCAACGGATGGTTCGGCGGTCGCGGCGCCTACTTCGACGACCCGGACGGTCACAACATGGAGGTCATGACTCGGCCCTACGCTCGCCCGTAG
- a CDS encoding HAD family hydrolase, translating to MIKPIELVIFDCDGVLVDSERIAARVQVALGAELGWPLTEDEVVDRFIGRSHAAIHEQVAAQLGPDTAAVWSERFEQLHREAVDAELAPVDGLPEALDALTLPTCVASSGSHDKMRHTLGRTGLYDRFAGRIYSASEVSRGKPAPDLFLHAAQQMGVDPEACVVVEDSQPGVHAARAAGMRSFGYSGGLTSAERLDGRDTIVFHDMRELPNLIAERRVGQAPVVKD from the coding sequence ATGATCAAGCCCATTGAACTCGTCATATTCGACTGCGACGGCGTGTTGGTCGACAGCGAGCGCATCGCCGCCCGCGTCCAGGTCGCCCTCGGAGCCGAGCTGGGTTGGCCGCTGACCGAGGACGAGGTCGTGGACCGGTTCATCGGGCGCTCGCACGCCGCCATCCACGAGCAGGTCGCTGCTCAGCTCGGCCCGGACACGGCCGCGGTCTGGTCGGAGAGGTTCGAGCAGCTCCATCGGGAGGCCGTCGACGCCGAACTCGCCCCCGTCGACGGCTTGCCGGAAGCGCTCGACGCGCTCACTCTGCCGACGTGCGTCGCTTCCAGCGGCTCCCACGACAAGATGCGGCACACCCTGGGCCGAACGGGACTCTATGATCGTTTCGCGGGTCGCATCTACAGTGCCAGCGAAGTCTCTCGCGGCAAACCCGCGCCCGACCTGTTCCTGCACGCCGCTCAGCAGATGGGTGTCGATCCCGAAGCCTGCGTGGTGGTCGAGGACAGCCAGCCCGGCGTCCACGCTGCCCGCGCCGCCGGAATGCGATCCTTCGGCTACTCCGGCGGGCTGACCTCGGCCGAACGCCTCGATGGCCGCGACACCATCGTCTTCCACGACATGCGCGAACTGCCGAATCTCATCGCCGAGCGGCGGGTCGGCCAGGCGCCCGTCGTCAAGGACTGA
- a CDS encoding helix-turn-helix transcriptional regulator, which yields MDRRSEIRDFLTTRRARVTPEQAGLKVSPLAGARRVPGLRREEVAQLAGVSLPYYTRLERGDARGATDAVLDAIARALLLDDAERAHLFDLVRAANATAGTAAQSRAPRRQQRPVRPELWNMLEAMSGVPAYIRNGRLDLLAGNTLARALFAPVFDSPARPANSARFTFLDPAAPEFYPDWDAVADQNVATLRAEVGRNPHDKALSDLIGELSTRGDTFSARWARHEVRRHRAGAKRLNHPLVGQLTFTYETMELAADEGLYLIVCGVAPGSRDAETLDLLASWNTTAPTRSPSST from the coding sequence ATGGACCGACGCAGCGAGATCCGCGACTTCCTCACCACCCGGCGCGCCCGCGTCACCCCCGAGCAGGCCGGCCTGAAGGTCTCCCCGCTCGCCGGTGCCCGCCGGGTCCCCGGGCTGCGCCGCGAAGAAGTCGCCCAGCTCGCCGGCGTCAGCCTCCCGTACTACACCCGGCTGGAGCGCGGCGACGCCCGCGGCGCCACCGACGCCGTCCTGGACGCGATCGCCCGCGCGCTGCTCCTCGACGATGCCGAACGCGCCCATCTGTTCGACCTCGTCCGCGCCGCCAACGCCACGGCCGGCACCGCCGCCCAGAGCCGCGCCCCCCGGCGCCAACAACGGCCGGTCCGCCCAGAGCTGTGGAACATGCTGGAGGCCATGAGCGGCGTCCCCGCCTACATCCGCAACGGCCGCCTCGACCTCCTCGCGGGCAACACCCTGGCCCGCGCGCTGTTCGCCCCGGTCTTCGACAGCCCGGCCCGGCCGGCCAACTCCGCCCGCTTCACCTTCCTCGACCCGGCCGCGCCCGAGTTCTACCCCGACTGGGACGCCGTCGCCGACCAGAACGTCGCCACCCTGCGCGCGGAAGTCGGCCGCAACCCCCACGACAAGGCCCTGTCCGACCTGATCGGCGAACTGTCCACCCGCGGTGACACCTTCAGCGCACGCTGGGCCCGGCACGAAGTCCGGCGCCATCGCGCCGGCGCCAAGCGCCTCAACCACCCCCTCGTCGGCCAGCTGACCTTCACCTACGAGACGATGGAACTCGCCGCCGATGAGGGCCTGTACCTCATCGTCTGCGGAGTCGCCCCCGGCAGCCGCGACGCCGAGACCCTCGACCTCCTTGCCAGCTGGAACACCACCGCACCAACGAGGTCACCGTCCAGTACCTGA
- a CDS encoding zinc-binding dehydrogenase, whose amino-acid sequence MRATLMYGAGDVRVETVPDPVIQTPTDAIVRVVRAAICGSDLHPYRSAPTTQAGRQMGHEFLGIVEDTGAEVTGIKRGDLVLSPFTYADNTCWWCQRGLQTSCPHGGRYGFDGVDGGQGEAVRVPQADGTLVKLPVAPDSALLPSLMTLTDVFCTGHHAAVTANVRPGTTVAIVGDGAVGLCAVLAAKRLGAEQVILMGRRTDRTALGVDFGATDVVLATGEEGAEQVRKLTAGRGADAVLECVGSMQTLTTSFAAVRDGGVISRVGVPSYTDGPIGMDMIMRNITLTGGVDPARHYIDDILPDVLEGRIEPGRVFDRTVDLDGVPDGYRAMADRQALKVLVTP is encoded by the coding sequence ATGCGAGCCACCCTGATGTACGGCGCCGGAGACGTACGCGTCGAGACCGTCCCCGACCCCGTGATCCAAACCCCGACCGACGCGATCGTCCGCGTCGTGCGCGCCGCGATCTGCGGCAGCGACCTGCACCCCTACCGCTCCGCCCCCACCACGCAGGCGGGCCGGCAGATGGGACACGAGTTCCTCGGCATCGTCGAGGACACCGGCGCCGAGGTCACCGGCATCAAGCGCGGCGACCTGGTGCTCTCCCCGTTCACCTACGCCGACAACACCTGCTGGTGGTGCCAGCGCGGACTGCAGACCTCCTGCCCCCACGGTGGCCGCTACGGCTTCGACGGCGTCGACGGCGGCCAGGGCGAAGCCGTCCGCGTCCCCCAAGCCGACGGCACCCTGGTCAAGCTGCCCGTCGCACCCGACTCCGCGCTGCTGCCCTCGCTGATGACGCTCACCGACGTGTTCTGCACCGGCCACCACGCCGCCGTCACCGCCAACGTCCGGCCCGGGACGACCGTCGCGATCGTCGGCGACGGCGCCGTCGGCCTGTGCGCGGTCCTCGCGGCCAAGCGCCTGGGCGCCGAGCAGGTCATCCTCATGGGCCGCCGCACCGACCGCACCGCCCTCGGCGTCGACTTCGGCGCCACCGACGTCGTCCTGGCCACCGGCGAGGAGGGCGCCGAGCAGGTGCGCAAGCTCACCGCAGGACGCGGCGCGGACGCCGTCCTGGAATGCGTCGGCTCCATGCAGACCCTGACCACCTCGTTCGCCGCCGTCCGCGACGGCGGCGTGATCAGCCGGGTCGGCGTCCCCTCCTACACCGACGGGCCGATCGGGATGGACATGATCATGCGCAACATCACCCTGACCGGCGGCGTCGACCCGGCCCGCCACTACATCGACGACATCCTCCCCGACGTCCTGGAGGGCCGCATCGAACCCGGCCGCGTCTTCGACCGCACCGTCGACCTGGACGGCGTCCCCGACGGCTACCGCGCGATGGCCGACCGCCAGGCCCTCAAGGTCCTCGTCACCCCCTGA